TTCTTGGCGACTTCACGATAGCGAAGGGCGCGCATATCGTGGGGAATGCGTTGAGCGAATCTTGAGCCCCGATGAACGAGGTAGACAACACGGCTCCGTATATCGCCAATGCCGCGGGTGCCCTGTGAGAAGCAAGACCAAAGTCCTGAGCCCTTCTCGCGGGACTCCAATGCGTTACGGTGGCAGGTCTCCTGCCACCCATTTTCGCACGTGGCAAACGGCTTGTCAGTGAAGTACTTGGTCGCGTTCTCATACGGTGCACCGAGGCCATCAAGGTAGGTCTTCAAAGCGGCCACAACAGCAGCCTTCTTGTCTTTGGGTGCCTTATGCTTGGCAATCCTGAAGCCGTGGGCGCAGGCCAGAACCTCCTCAGGACAACTCTTCTCCTGCATTGCCTGTCTGTAGGCAGTCTCGAACCCGGTCTTGTACAACGGTTGTCGATGGGTGACTTCAAGGCGCGTGGCAAATGACTCGAAGCGGTGATGGTAGAATTCATGCCCGTAGAGGAACAGCCGAGAGACGCGAAGCGCCTCGCAGAGCGTGAGTTTCCCATGAGAAAGCTCGACAAAAAGCCGCGCCAGTTCCTCCACCCTTTCAGGTACGAGATAGATGCCCCAGTACTCGGGATAGAAGTAATGAAAGGGCAAATAAAACGCACACGCATCCGGCGGAAGATAGCCTCCCTTCTTCCAATCGTGATTGGGCGCGCCTGGAAATGACGCCTGACCGTGAGCGAATAGCTCATCGGCCGTGTCAATAATGGAGATATCAGGGAGAGCAAGAGGCGCCTGCAAGGGCACGAGATCGCAAGATAACTGTCTTTCATCGATAAGGGCATCCTCGAAGTCCGAAAGCACTTTGCTCTCGATCTCAGGGAATGCATCCGGTTGATTAACGGGCACGAGAATCCACTCATCCTCCCAGTCGGGAGGCAACACGCCGTGGCCGAAAACTTCGGGAAGTTCCGTCTTGAGTGTGCCAATATCGTCAACTGCCATGCGGTACCCCTCTCTGCGCCTTAATACGAATTTCCAGAGCGCAAATCTGTGTATGAGCGTGTGCATTCGTGCCGCGAGGGCAAACTCCCGCTGAACATCGTTGCAGACTCAGATACATGCCAAGTTCGTTCAAAGACTGTCCATAATTGATTCCCTGCCCCGCCTTGACCTGGCGTACAAGGATAGGAAGGCTACGCCGCGCCCGCTCGGCATTTTCGCCTTTGTTGTACATGGGGTACTTTGCCGCTTGCCCTTTGCCCGCTCTTGGCATGCCAGACTCCTTCCTCATGCGTTGTCGCGTCAACTCGCTTCGTAGGACTTCTCGAACAGCGTCCGGGCTCTTTCCAGGTCGTCCTTGGAATGGATACGGACTTCGAGGTCGCCAGTGCCGTAATGGCCGATTTTGCTGACGTCGCGGGTGAAGTCTTTCTCCAGTTTCACGTCTGCTGGCGACAGATTCAGGTGCGCGAGAATGGAGTGGTCTTTTGGCCGCAACTCCACGCATGCAAAGTTCTTGATCCGCTTGAACGACACGTAGAACTTCAGGATACTCACCTGTACATCGTCTCCAAACGACAAGAGCATCTGCTTTAACTCCTCAAAGAGGTCCTTCAGCGATTCCGGTGCGTCGTCAATGTGCTGTGCGACGGTCTTGTACGTGTGCCCGGCAACAACCGCGCTCGGCGCCTCTGCGGCCCGCCCCGCCTGCACTGCGTTAACCAGTTCGAGCAGGAAGAGGTCCTCGGGATACCGCACGTACCGAATCAACTCAATGTTGCGGTTGATCTGCTGCACGGCGTGTTCGTCGTACTTGGTGAAATCCCCGGCGATGCACAACAACCGCGGGTTACTCCACTCGATGTTCTCTGAAGCTTTCTTGCCTATGGTCTCCTGCACCAGGATTCTGAAATCGGCCTTGTGGTCCATCAACCAGTCCAGGTAAAACAGCCCTTGGTTGATGACGTTCTCGTTGGTGGCTCGCTTGTACTCGATGATCACCGGGCATCCGTTCTCATCGATGCCCAGCGTATCGATGCGACCCCGGTGCGTCTTCCCCGTCGAATACTCCGTCGCCAGGAAGCGCACTCCCAGCAACTCCTCCAGATGCTTCTCGATCATCGTCTGCAGCGACCGCTCCAATGCCAGCGACTTCCCCCCAAGCTGCTGCACCTTGGTCTTGCCAATCCGGAATAGCTTGATATCGCCCATGATGACTCCTATGGCCCAGTTGCGTCGTTTAACGTTTCCGCGTTGTGTACGTATCCAAATGGTCTCCGCAATGGCCAATTACAAGACGTTTACTTTCGTGGTCGACGTAGAAATGCACTCGCAGACATTTGGGAGGCTTATTGCCAGACTTCACATGCGGGGTTATGTCGATGGTTTTGCCATTGAACTGCCGCGTCCTCATCTTCGCGAATCTGCGGTCCCTATTCGTCTGGCGTCCTTCACTCAGAGTCAATTCGAATCCTGTGGCGTCTTTAAAGGCACTCTCTTTGTTTTGTGGTTGGTCCGGCAAAAAGAACAAGTCGTAAAGCACCGTAGCCATCCCCCAGAGACACTCCCAGGCATCAGGCAAAGATCGAACCTCAAAGTTTGCTGTCTCCGCGGATTTCAACGCATCATCAAGCACCACCACCCTTCCGGCGTGCAGTCTTCCAATGAGTTTGAGCGCACCCAATAGGTCACGGGGGAGTTCTTTCAAGGCCGCGAGGGCCTGGCATCGTGTTTCAAGCTCATCGCGGCGCGCGTAAGCGTCTTGTGTGGCCTGTTGATAGGCTTCGAATTCGTGCTCCTTTGCACGTAATCGGTCATCTCGTTCTGCCACCTGGCCAGTCAGGAACTCGACTTCCTGCCGAAGGTGTTCTATCTCCTTCTGATACTTGTCATTGTCCTCTTGTACCGACTCTATGAGTTTATTGAGTTCGGTATCCTCGACTTGTCGCTCGCCAGCCAGCTCCCTCAGACGCTCCATGCGCTTTTTTGCATAAACGTCCTCGACAGAGGCAATATCTCCGGGCCGTAGAAGGTAGGCTCGGCGACAACAAGCCCGCACAATTTGCAGCATCACCTCGTCGCTGCCAAGTTCCTGAATCATCTTGGTTGTGAAGAACCTGTGGCGTCGTGCGTCACGCGGGTCGCTGAAGTCCACCCGCGGCTGATACACGCGCACCATACCGCCCCAACAGCGGAAATCCTTCTGAAACAGCGCTTCAGTCTCCTTGTCTGCCTCGCTGTTCTCTGCCACATAAACAACAGCCGTACCGGCCAAATATCGCGCCAAAAAAGAAGCGTCGATGAGGGGTTCCTTGGTCTCGAAATCCCTGGATACGTACACAATCGGACATCCTCGATCAGAGTCTTGAAGCGTCTTCTTGACGAGATCGAAACATCCGACTCTGGCAATCACTGGTTTCGGATTAAGGCTTTCCGACCCAGCACTGCACTTCCACGATTTGGCCTTAAGAAGGATCTGAATGAAGTTAGGTACGGAGGGATCAGGTGCCGCAGGCTCTTCCCCCACGTAGTTGGAGCGCACAAATCGCTGGTTGATAAGTACAAGTCGGAATAACTTGGAAGAGACCGTTGTGATGGTGATGTCTGTGCGCCAGCGGCAGCTCTTGTGCTGACGACACGGATGCTCGATTCGGCACGCCCAATTTATCGGCACATCGCTTTCTGGAGCGCACCCTGCTTGACACGTTTCTAAGGAAAAAGCTGACGGGCACCCAGCTCCCCAATGATCTCCTAAATAGAACCACGGCTTGGCCAACTCTCGTTCATCAACTCCGGCAACCGCTGCCACCCAGGAGCGTACCCTTTTGACGAGGTCCTGCCAGTCGTTACGGTTCTCATGAAGTGACTCCAAATCAATCGCACAACGATAGTGAAGATGACCGTGCAGCATT
The nucleotide sequence above comes from Syntrophorhabdus sp.. Encoded proteins:
- a CDS encoding DUF91 domain-containing protein translates to MGDIKLFRIGKTKVQQLGGKSLALERSLQTMIEKHLEELLGVRFLATEYSTGKTHRGRIDTLGIDENGCPVIIEYKRATNENVINQGLFYLDWLMDHKADFRILVQETIGKKASENIEWSNPRLLCIAGDFTKYDEHAVQQINRNIELIRYVRYPEDLFLLELVNAVQAGRAAEAPSAVVAGHTYKTVAQHIDDAPESLKDLFEELKQMLLSFGDDVQVSILKFYVSFKRIKNFACVELRPKDHSILAHLNLSPADVKLEKDFTRDVSKIGHYGTGDLEVRIHSKDDLERARTLFEKSYEAS